One Rosa chinensis cultivar Old Blush chromosome 3, RchiOBHm-V2, whole genome shotgun sequence DNA window includes the following coding sequences:
- the LOC112194265 gene encoding uncharacterized protein LOC112194265 produces the protein MNLNHVLRLTGTNFRAWRDSVERYMMMHENIDLVFHEDEPEALTDESSAEEVKAFKAWHRSNRMAKNTIRNTMSDIVRGSIEEPDLATDYMEANERKFKESEKAEAARLTKSFHELKYNGFGGVREHIMKLININARLRELLMGINDSQVVHVALHSLPNSFSGLKTNYNAQKDTWTTDELIAICTGEEERTHIHC, from the coding sequence ATGAACCTTAATCATGTTTTGAGGCTCACTGGAACAAATTTTAGAGCTTGGAGAGACTCGGTAGAACGTTACATGAtgatgcatgagaacatagacctAGTTTTTCATGAAGATGAACCTGAGGCATTAACTGATGAGAGTTCAGCTGAGGAAGTTAAGGCTTTTAAGGCCTGGCACAGGTCAAATAGAATGGCCAAGAACACCATTAGGAACACCATGTCTGACATAGTAAGAGgtagtatagaagaacctgattTGGCTACTGATTACATGGAGGCCAATGAGAGGAAGTTTAAGGAAAGTGAGAAGGCTGAGGCTGCAAGACTGACCAAGTCTTTTCATGAGCTGAAGTACAATGGGTTTGGGGGAGTTAGAGAACATATTATGAAGCTGATCAATATTAATGCTAGGCTCAGGGAGTTACTGATGGGCATAAATGATAGCCAAGTGGTGCATGTTGCACTACATTCTCTGCCAAATTCCTTTAGTGGACTTAAAACCAACTATAATGCTCAGAAAGACACCTGGACCACAGATGAGCTCATAGCTATCTGCactggagaagaagagagaacccACATCCACTGTTAA